The Stomoxys calcitrans chromosome 3, idStoCalc2.1, whole genome shotgun sequence genome includes a region encoding these proteins:
- the LOC131996145 gene encoding uncharacterized protein LOC131996145, translating into MVNSSLLISNNKVNKESLPPIHINNSVIEFVLNATNLGVIFNERLNWTNHIQRNIAKTYDMLRNLRAVQNSTPLNIRMLLAKTYLVPVLLYGCELFANCNSADKRLLTVAYNSIARYIFQKSRRERISSYSCITFLHKIIYTREPSYLYTKLQFARSNRGRKIIQLRYRKTKSEYQFLINTIRLWNNLPTTLQIVSNASRFKKDLSTYLQ; encoded by the exons atggttaaTAGCTCTTTGTTAATATCAAACAACAAAGTAAACAAAGAAAGTCTACCCCCAATACACATTAATAACTCGGTTATTGAATTTGTGTTGAATGCAACAAATCTCGGTGTAATCTTTAACGAACGCTTAAACTGGACTAATCACATccaaagaaatattgcaaagacATATGACATGTTAAGAAATCTAAGGGCTGTACAAAACTCAACCCCACTGAATATTCGAATGCTGCTTGCAAAGACCTATTTGGTCCCAGTGCTCCTGTATGGATGCGAATTATTTGCCAACTGTAATAGTGCTGATAAACGATTGTTGACCGTAGCATACAATAGCATAGCTAGATATATCTTTCAAAAAAGTCGGCGGGAGAGAATATCGTCATActc GTGTATTACATTCCTACACAAAATAATCTACACTCGCGAACCGTCATACCTTTATACGAAATTGCAATTCGCTCGTTCCAATCGTGGAAGAAAAATTATCCAGTTACGCTACAGAAAAACTAAGTCTGAATACCAGTTTTTGATAAATACcattcgtctttggaacaacCTCCCCACAACATTACAAATAGTTAGCAACGCATCTCGCTTCAAAAAGGATTTGTCAACATATTTGCAGTAA